The following coding sequences lie in one Chelonia mydas isolate rCheMyd1 chromosome 6, rCheMyd1.pri.v2, whole genome shotgun sequence genomic window:
- the RD3L gene encoding protein RD3-like, whose amino-acid sequence MPLFGWMKWSKNDSYKTAKYPGSEVVTKTLLRELKWHLKERERLVQEIENEQRVQKNGVDYNWLKNYQNPHATIPATEQRQLEVLCSQIQPCQTGTVLSRFREVLAENDVLPWEIVYIFKQVLKDFLATTEKENQQDQLVDVWNTNCSEHFTVPGYSSNKSDKDEIPTVSSYVDKNTQSMFPTFSHRIWNLPYYYPSS is encoded by the exons ATGCCACTTTTTGGTTGGATGAAATGGTCAAAAAATGATTCCTACAAAACTGCCAAATATCCTGGCTCAGAAGTAGTGACCAAGACCCTGCTGAGGGAATTGAAATGGCACCTGAAAGAGCGTGAAAGATTAGTACAAGAGATTGAAAATGAACAAAGAGTCCAGAAAAATGGTGTGGATTACAACTGGCTGAAGAACTACCAAAATCCTCACGCCACAATCCCAGCTACTGAACAAAGGCAGCTTGAAGTCCTTTGTTCACAAATTCAACCTTGCCAAACTGGAACTGTTCTTAGCAG ATTTCGTGAAGTTTTGGCAGAAAATGATGTCTTACCATGGGAAATAGTCTACATATTCAAGCaagttttaaaagattttctaGCTACAACTGAGAAGGAAAACCAACAAGACCAACTGGTAGATGTATGGAATACAAATTGCTCTGAACATTTCACAGTGCCTGGTTACAGCTCTAACAAATCGGACAAAGATGAAATTCCCACAGTTTCAAGTTACGTTGACAAAAATACACAGAGCATGTTTCCCACTTTTTCTCACCGAATCTGGAATCTTCCATATTACTATCCATCAAGTTAA